The Oceanicaulis sp. nucleotide sequence ACAACGACCGCGGCTTCGCCGACTTCCGGGTCACCTCGGTGGTCGCAGAGCTCACGCCGGACCAGTCCGACTTTTACGTGACCTTCGTCATGGACGAAGGCCAGCGCTACAATTTCGGCGAGATCACCGTGGAGACGGGCATTCCCGATCTCAACACCGAGTATCTCGAGCAGATCGTGCCGACCCAGCCCGGCGAGCTCTATGTCGGCAGTCTCATCGAAGACGCGGTCGACCAGCTGACCTTCGCCGCCGGCGCGGCGGGCTACGCCTTCGTCGACATCGATCCGCGCGTACGCACGAACCGCGACGATCAGACCGTCGACATCACCTTCGTGATCGAGGAAAGCCCGCGGGTCTACATCGAGCGCATCGACATCATCGGCAACACGCGCACGCTGGACCGGGTGATCCGCCGTGAGCTCGACATCGTCGAGGGCGACGCGTTCAACCAGGCCCTGCTTCAGATTTCCCGCGCTCGCGTGGGCCAGCTGGGCTTTTTCGAGGAGGTCGAGGTCGAGCCCTATCAGGGCAGCGCGCCGGACCGGGCGCGGATCGAGGTGCAGGTCACCGAGCAGCCGACCGGCGAACTGGCGTTCGGCGCAGGCTTTTCCTCGACCGACGCGTTCCTCGTCGACTTCTCGGTGTCTGAACGCAACCTGCGCGGCCGCGGCCAGTTCCTTCGTCTGCGCGTGTCTGCGAGTTCGCGCCGTCAGCAGGTCGACATCCGCTTCACCGAACCGCGCTTCCTGGACCGGAATCTCGCGGCGGGCTTCGACCTGTTCCAGGTTCGCTCGGACTTCTCCGAGGAGGCCTCGTTCGAAACCCAGTCGACCGGTTTCACCGTGCGCGCGGGCTTCCCGCTGACCCGATCGGTGCAGGCGGGCGTGAACTACACGCTTCGGAACGACGAAGTGATCACCTTCTCAGGCGTCGCGGAGTCGATCGCGCGGGCGTCGGGCTCGCGGGTGACCTCGCTGTTCGGGTATTCGCTGAGCTGGAACCGGCTGGATGATCTTCGTGAGCCGTCGAACGGATTTAGGGTCGCTTTCAACCAAGATTTCGCCGGATTTGGCGGCGATGTTCGTTATGTCCGATCCGAGCTGCAGACGGCCTTTTACAAGAACTTCTTCCGCGACGACATCGTGTTCAGCCTGACGGGGGAGACGGGCTATCTGTTCTCCTGGGGCGGAGACACGGCGCGGATCAACGACCGCTTCTTCAAGGGCGGCAACACGTTCCGAGGCTTCGAAGTCGCCGGTATCGGACCGCGCGTCGTCATCCGGCAGGAGCCGGGCGAGGACGGCGACGAGTTCATCTCCCGGGACGCCCTGGGGGGGAATTTCTACGCCATCGGCGCTGCGGAAGTGACCTTCCCGCTCGGCCTGCCCGAGCAGTACGGCATCCGCGGCAGCCTGTTTACCGAAGTCGGCACGTTGGGCTTGCTGCCTGACGACGACAAGATCGAGGAA carries:
- the bamA gene encoding outer membrane protein assembly factor BamA, producing MQRSLKALAAGLFGLLLLGGAASAQNPDPAAQAPAGAAEAQPAPQPQARAAQPVLSIQVEGNQRVEADTILSYLLIQPGEVPDPRLINLSIQTLYGTNLFSDVRVAIDGPNMVVFVEENPIVNRVILEGNRAVADDKILEEIELQARALFTRARVQSDVQRILQVYRQSGRFAAQVTPKIVELPQNRLDLVFEISEGPLTGVRRIAFVGNETYSDRRLRGEIVTSEARWWRFFSSNDNYDPDRIEFDREQLRQFYNDRGFADFRVTSVVAELTPDQSDFYVTFVMDEGQRYNFGEITVETGIPDLNTEYLEQIVPTQPGELYVGSLIEDAVDQLTFAAGAAGYAFVDIDPRVRTNRDDQTVDITFVIEESPRVYIERIDIIGNTRTLDRVIRRELDIVEGDAFNQALLQISRARVGQLGFFEEVEVEPYQGSAPDRARIEVQVTEQPTGELAFGAGFSSTDAFLVDFSVSERNLRGRGQFLRLRVSASSRRQQVDIRFTEPRFLDRNLAAGFDLFQVRSDFSEEASFETQSTGFTVRAGFPLTRSVQAGVNYTLRNDEVITFSGVAESIARASGSRVTSLFGYSLSWNRLDDLREPSNGFRVAFNQDFAGFGGDVRYVRSELQTAFYKNFFRDDIVFSLTGETGYLFSWGGDTARINDRFFKGGNTFRGFEVAGIGPRVVIRQEPGEDGDEFISRDALGGNFYAIGAAEVTFPLGLPEQYGIRGSLFTEVGTLGLLPDDDKIEEGALGSAFTVDDLSPRASAGASIFWDSPFGPVRFDFAHAFVKEDYDRGRFFRFSTRTGF